Proteins from one Setaria italica strain Yugu1 chromosome V, Setaria_italica_v2.0, whole genome shotgun sequence genomic window:
- the LOC101772852 gene encoding LOW QUALITY PROTEIN: coatomer subunit alpha-3-like (The sequence of the model RefSeq protein was modified relative to this genomic sequence to represent the inferred CDS: inserted 1 base in 1 codon) encodes MLTKFETKSNRVKGLAFHPRRPWILASLHSGVIQMWDYRMGTLLDRFDEHDGPVRGVHFHATQPLFVSGGDDYKIKVWNYKTHRCLFTLHGHLDYIRTVQFHAEYPWIVSASDDQTIRIWNWQSRTCVAVLTGHNHYVMCASFHPKEDLVVSASLDQTVRVWDIGALRKKAVSPADDIMRLTQMNTDLFGGIDAVVKYVLEGHDRGVNWASFHPTLPLIVSGADDRQIKLXRMNDTKAWEVDTLRGHMNNVSCVMFHAKQDIIVSNSEDKSIRIWDATKRTGIQTFRREHDRFWILAAHPEMNLLAAGHDSGMIVFKLERERPAFSVSGDTVFYVKDRFLRYYEYSTQKEVQVAPIRRPGTVSLNQSPRTLSYSPTENAILICSDVDGGSYELYIVPKDSAGRSDYLQEARKGAGSSAVFIARNRFAVLEKSSNNVLVKNLKNEIVKKTSLPIATDGIYYAGTGNILCKAEDRVVIFDLQQRLVLGELQAPSVKYVVWSSDMECVALLSKHAIIIANKKLVHRCTLHETIRVKSGAWDENGVFIYTTLNHIKYCLPNGDSGIIRTLDVPIYITKVIGNNIFCIDRDGKNKLITVDASEYIFKLALFRKRYDHVMSMIKNSQLCGQAVISYLQQKGFPEVALHFVKDEKTRFNLALESGNIQIAVASAKELDDKDHWYRLGIEALRQGNVGIVEYAYQRTKNFDRLAFLYLITGYLDKVGFMCKIAGQNNNFMGQFHNALYLGDVRKRVEILENAGQLALAYVTAVTHGLTEIADRLSAELGENVPSVSDGKTSSLLIPPAPLMSCGDWPLLRVMRGIFDAGLDATGRADQEEDYDDAGGDWGDEDLEIVDVNNVVENGDVVDHNEEEEVNEEEGGWDLEDLELPPEAETPKAVGVARSTLFVAPTPGMPVSQIWTQKSSLAGEHAAAGNFDTAMRLLSRQLGNKKFCSSEAIVSSMHSWAAIPFLRAFASAPVIPVAVEKGWSESASPNVRGPPALVFTFSQMDDKLKAAYKATTEGKFPEALRQFLSILHTIPLLVVDSRREVDEVKELIQIAREYVLGLKMEVKRKELKEDPIRQQELAAYFTNCNLQKVHTRLVLTSAMGLCFKGGNYATAANFARMLLENNPNEAQAKKARQVVQACGDRKDGRQLNYDFRNPFVVCGATFVPIYRGQKDVSCPYCGSRFMPSVEGELCSICELSVVGADASGLLCSPTQSR; translated from the exons ATGCTCACCAAGTTCGAGACCAAGAGCAACCGGGTCAAGGGCTTGGCCTTCCacccgcggcggccatggatcCTGGCGAGCCTCCACAGCGGCGTCATCCAGATGTGGGACTACCGGATGGGCACCCTGCTCGACCGCTTCGACGAGCACGACGGGCCCGTCAGGGGCGTCCACTTCCACGCCACGCAGCCGCTCTTCGTCTCCGGAG GTGATGATTACAAAATAAAGGTGTGGAACTACAAGACTCACCGCTGCCTCTTCACGCTCCACGGCCACCTCGACTACATTCGCACCGTGCAGTTCCATGCCGAGTATCCTTGGATTGTCAGTGCTAGTGACGACCAGACAATCCGGATCTGGAACTGGCAGTCGCGCACCTGTGTCGCCGTGCTCACGGGTCATAATCATTATGTCATGTGTGCCTCCTTCCATCCCAAGGAGGACCTTGTGGTGTCAGCGTCTTTGGACCAGACTGTGCGGGTATGGGATATTGGGGCACTCAGGAAGAAAGCAGTCTCACCAGCAGATGACATTATGCGCCTCACCCAAATGAACACCGATCTGTTCGGAGGCATCGATGCTGTTGTCAAGTATGTGTTGGAAGGCCATGACCGCGGGGTTAACTGGGCCTCATTTCATCCCACATTACCTCTTATTGTTTCTGGGGCTGATGACCGCCAAATCAAAC TGAGAATGAATG ACACAAAGGCATGGGAGGTTGATACTCTCAGGGGCCACATGAACAATGTGTCATGTGTCATGTTCCACGCGAAGCAGGACATCATTGTGTCCAACTCAGAAGATAAAAGCATCCGCATTTGGGATGCCACTAAGAGAACCGGCATCCAGACATTCAGGCGGGAGCATGACCGCTTCTGGATTCTTGCTGCGCACCCTGAAATGAATCTTCTTGCTGCTGGTCATGACAGTGGCATGATTGTTTTTAAGTTGGAGAGGGAACGCCCGGCTTTCAGTGTGAGTGGTGATACAGTGTTCTATGTTAAGGACCGGTTCCTCCGGTATTACGAATACTCCACACAGAAGGAGGTTCAGGTAGCTCCAATCAGAAGGCCCGGAACAGTCAGCTTGAATCAGTCACCAAGAACATTGTCATATAGTCCAACTGAGAACGCAATCTTGATATGTTCTGATGTGGATGGGGGCTCGTATGAGCTGTACATTGTGCCCAAGGACTCTGCCGGGAGGTCTGATTATTTGCAGGAGGCAAGGAAGGGAGCTGGTAGTTCTGCAGTTTTCATAGCCCGCAATCGGTTTGCAGTGCTGGAGAAGAGCAGCAACAATGTTTTGGTTAAGAACCTTAAGAATGAGATTGTGAAGAAAACCTCTCTTCCTATTGCAACAGATGGAATTTATTACGCTGGGACTGGCAACATATTGTGCAAAGCTGAAGACAGGGTGGTAATCTTTGATCTGCAGCAGAGGCTTGTTCTCGGCGAACTCCAGGCACCTTCTGTTAAGTATGTAGTTTGGTCCAGTGATATGGAGTGTGTTGCACTGCTGAGCAAGCATGCCATTATCATTGCAAACAAGAAGCTTGTCCACCGCTGCACGCTTCATGAAACCATACGTGTGAAGAGTGGTGCCTGGGATGAAAATGGTGTATTCATATACACCACTCTGAACCATATCAAGTATTGTCTTCCTAATGGTGATAGTGGCATCATCAGAACACTTGATGTCCCAATTTACATAACCAAAGTTATTGGGAATAACATCTTCTGTATAGACCGTGATGGAAAGAACAAGTTGATAACGGTTGATGCTTCTGAATACATTTTCAAGCTTGCCCTTTTCCGGAAACGCTATGACCATGTCATGAGCATGATTAAGAACTCGCAGCTATGTGGGCAAGCTGTGATTTCTTATTTGCAACAGAAAGGGTTTCCAGAAGTCGCCCTCCACTTTGTAAAAGATGAGAAGACAAGATTTAACCTGGCTCTTGAAAGTGGAAATATCCAGATTGCTGTTGCTTCAGCAAAGGAGCTTGATGACAAGGATCACTGGTACAGGTTGGGAATTGAGGCTCTGAGGCAGGGAAATGTTGGTATAGTTGAGTATGCATACCAGCGGACTAAGAATTTTGACAGGCTTGCTTTTCTGTATCTCATAACAGGTTATTTGGACAAGGTGGGCTTTATGTGTAAGATAGCTGGGCAGAATAACAATTTCATGGGCCAGTTCCACAACGCACTTTATCTCGGGGATGTACGGAAGCGAGTTGAAATCTTGGAGAATGCAGGGCAGCTAGCTCTTGCGTATGTAACAGCTGTCACTCATGGGCTCACGGAAATCGCTGATAGGCTTTCTGCTGAGTTGGGGGAGAATGTCCCTTCTGTATCAGATGGGAAAACTAGCTCACTGTTGATTCCGCCTGCTCCTCTTATGTCTTGTGGTGACTGGCCTTTGTTGAGGGTGATGCGTGGTATATTTGATGCTGGTCTAGATGCTACTGGGAGGGCAGATCAGGAGGAAGACTATGATGATGCTGGTGGTGATTGGGGTGATGAAGATCTTGAGATTGTTGATGTGAACAATGTGGTGGAGAATGGAGATGTCGTTGACCAcaatgaggaagaggaggtgaaCGAAGAGGAAGGTGGCTGGGACCTTGAAGATCTGGAATTGCCACCAGAGGCAGAAACACCAAAGGCTGTTGGTGTGGCCCGCTCCACTTTGTTTGTGGCTCCAACGCCAGGTATGCCTGTCAGCCAAATTTGGACGCAGAAGTCTTCCCTTGCTGGGGAGCATGCTGCAGCTGGCAACTTTGACACTGCGATGCGGCTGCTTAGCCGCCAGCTTGGGAATAAAAAATTTTGCTCCTCTGAAGCCATTGTTTCCTCGATGCACTCATGGGCAGCCATACCTTTCCTGCGTGCATTTGCAAGTGCTCCGGTTATACCTGTTGCTGTTGAGAAAGGATGGAGTGAATCTGCTAGTCCTAATGTGAGGGGCCCACCTGCACTTGTGTTTACCTTCTCACAAATGGATGACAAGCTTAAGGCTGCATATAAAGCCACAACCGAGGGTAAATTCCCGGAGGCACTGAGGCAGTTCCTGAGCATCCTGCACACGATCCCGCTCCTTGTGGTGGACTCGCGGAGAGAAGTGGATGAGGTGAAGGAATTGATTCAGATAGCGAGGGAGTATGTCCTTGGTCTTAAGATGGAAGTTAAAAGGAAGGAGCTGAAAGAAGACCCCATCAGGCAGCAGGAGCTGGCTGCCTACTTCACTAATTGCAACCTGCAGAAGGTCCACACGCGGCTTGTCCTGACTAGCGCTATGGGGCTTTGCTTCAAGGGTGGGAACTATGCTACTGCAGCGAATTTTGCGCGGATGCTTCTGGAGAACAACCCTAATGAGGCCCAGGCAAAGAAGGCTCGGCAGGTTGTGCAGGCCTGTGGGGATAGGAAAGATGGGCGCCAGCTGAACTATGACTTTAGAAATCCATTTGTGGTGTGTGGGGCAACCTTTGTTCCAATATACCGTGGACAGAAGGATGTTTCTTGTCCGTACTGTGGATCTCGGTTCATGCCCTCGGTGGAAGGTGAGCTGTGTAGCATATGCGAGCTCTCAGTGGTTGGTGCGGATGCTTCAGGCCTCCTCTGCTCTCCTACACAATCGAGATAA